The sequence TCATCACAAGTGCTTCTTAATAACACATCACAAATAATTTATCGAATCATTAAGAGCCATTTTCTCAACCTCAATCAACATACAATTTCCATCAAGTCCGTCTCATACTAGGACCACCAAAAATGGCTTGGAACATTTTATTCAACACATAAAACCATCAAGTACACCAAGTAATATAGTGTACCACCCTAAAGGTCTATGGTTTAAGCCAATCAATCGATGTAAAAAATAGATATACCAATGAACATGAGAGAAGTACAGTTTAGTTTGACCTGTAGTAGGTGTCCACCATATTCCTTTCACATCAAAGATCTCACTCCCATTTCTTTTGAAGTTTCCAACACCAGACTTCATGAAACTCATTTTGTAAATGTGTCTGCTATGTTTTTCTCCGATCTCACGAAGTCCAATGATATAATTCCATTCTTCAATAGTTGTTTCACAGCTCCATGTCTAACTCGTATATGTCTCTTTCGGCCATTATAGACATTATTTTTAGCAACTGCAATCGAGAGAATAGAGGAAGAAAGTGAGAGCTTGTTTTacattaaatgaaaaaaaaaagggtctGCCTTTTGGGTAGGGAGGGAGAGATAGATGTTAATGGTTTTGAAATTCATCCAATGCATGAAGAGTTGCATTTGCACTTCCCAATCCCCCCCTCCCCCAGGCAATGCTGTGTTTTTGTTGGGCTTGGATACACTTGGGCATTTAAGGTGTTGATGGATCGAGAAATGAGctctattaaaaaaaagtagttgGACTGAAATTTGGGCTCTAATTTATAgcttaaaatcggcccactcacTCCACCAATTTGGGCCTCCCATTCGGCCCACTATTTACGTCAAAACGGGAAAAAACTGCACAAGGAAAAGAGAagagtgattctattcatagcccctattttactccttatagccccttgttaaaatattaataataattaattagagatttactattttaccctattTTGTATAGTCTCTAAAAAGTATAttatcaaattttaaattaacaATTTAATTCCTCTATCGTGatctaaaaatatttataactcATATCGTAATCTCATAAAGAAACACGTTTATACATTCGAATAATTTCTCTAATTTTTTCTTGTCAACCAATTGCAGAACAAGAACTACACTCCAAGAAAAAAGATTTCcagaaaaatgaaagaatgtgtAACCAACCTGCAATAAACTATGACcaataacctttttttttttttttacttcattCCATAGAATTCTGCAAATATATGGTTTCTTACAATTAAAAGCTTCACCAACAGCAGAGAGGTCAACACAAACACTAACAGCCTAAAAACCACAAACCACAAACCTCAAACAACCAACACTAACAGCCTAACAACTAATTCCTCCAGTCTCCCTTAGAAGCGCCACCGCCGTAGCCACGGTCGCCGCCATACCCACCTCCACGACTGCCACCGTAACCGCCCTCATGATGGCCATATCCctcaccaccgccgcctccatAGCCACCGCCACTCTCGCGGCGCCCgtaaccaccaccaccgccgcctccatagccaccgccaccgccaccctCACGGCGCCCGTAACCACCACCGCCTCCTCCACCCTCGCGGCGTGGGCCAAGGAAacctccgccgcctccaccgccgGACTGAGCCTCGTTGACGGTGATTTTACGGCCGTCCAATTCCTGTTCGATCATCCCCTCGATCGCATCCCTCATGGACTGCTCATCCTTGAATGTCACAAAACCGAATCCTCACCATCATTGACAATCTTCGATTCGATGACTTCGCCGAATTAAGAGGAGGCCGAGAAGGCTGACCGAGCGACTGATCGGTGGTGATGAATGGGGGCTATGAACTAATACATAATATTAAGAGTAAATACTCCATAtgaatgggggctatgaatggTGGTGATGATCGGTGGTAATAAATGAGAGTAATACTCCATATGATTGGGGGGCTGTGAATTGTGAATGGTGGTGATGATCGGTGGTAGTAAATGGGAGTAATACTCCATATGATTGGGGGCTATGAATGGTGGGGATGATCGGTGGTGATAAATGCGAgtagtaaaaaataaattgaattgatgaattaatttaaattttaataatataatttttagggGCTATACAACGTAGGTTAAAATagtaaatctctaattaattattattaatattttaacaaGGAGGCTGTagggagtaaaatgggggctataaATAGAATCACCCAAAAGAGAATTTGACTATGAATGGAAAAGTAGGGGTCAAAATGAGAAACAATAACAGCACTTAAACCCTCTATCGGGGTGGGTTGGGCCTGGCGACCCAATCCCTCAAGTCCAACCACATtgcaaaaagaaaggaaaaaattcCGTATGTGTGTCTTGGCCAAGCAGTTGGATGTTAATGCCCAAGATCTGAGGTCATGGGTTCGAGTCTTCCGTTGCCCggtctttaaaatttctttatttgcttatgtaatttatgaaaaaaaaaagtccaaGTCAAAAATCGCAAGCCTATTGGGCTCGATCCATACATTATGTAGAGTCAATGgatttttaggacaataacttagagTGATTTGGAGATTAGGACAATAATTTTTGGACTTATAAAAATAGGATACCAACTAATAAACATTCTATCCGTAGGACAATTCTCGGCCAACTATCGAATTTTTGGACTTTTCCACCGGACCAAACACATGACATCCTATTTGGAGCCGTAAAAATGATATGCTTGCCACATAATCAACCCCTCCATGCGAGTTGTTATGTGCTTGGTCCGTTCGGAAAAGTCCGAAAATTTGATAATTGGCCGAGAAATATTCTgcgggtgcaacacttattaattagtgtcctatttttacatgTCCGAAAGTTATTATCCTAATTTTCAAATGTGGTATTGGCTTACAAATACCCGAACTTTGTgcattttctgattttgcacctcaactttaaaatttacctataaatactcgaactttgtattttttctgattttgcacccaaCGAATTTTTATCCCTAAATCGTTGCTAACATGGCAATCGGATTGACATCCCAAATCTACAGTTACATGCTCTAAATTCCATATTGACAATAAACTTGCCTCGTTATGAACTTCAAACTTCTCTCTCAATCTGGCTGTCATTTCATTAACAATTTGGGGATAAAAATTCGTcaggtgcaaaatcagaaagaatataaagttcgggtatttataggcagattttaaagttgaggtgcaaaatcagaaaatgcATAAAGTTCACGTGTTTATAAGCTAATACCCCTTTCCAAATTAATCTatgttactgtcctaaaaaacacCCTAACTCCATTATGTATCACCAATATCAAAGAATTAGATAAACAAAAGGAATATTAATTAGAACCTAATTGATTATCGGGAAAACGAGCAACAAAATCCCTCTCGAATTCTAAtcgtgtgtgtatatatatacatgaggACTCTACCAATTCCCATATTATCAAACTCAGTTTGTTTAgatagaatttatttatatctCTTCTCTCCCGTTAAATTAAACCCCTAGCTACCATATTCAAACACGTAGTAATCATGAACAATAATACCGTAACAGAGATACATGGCACAATGTGATATTTTTCTtgttaatttatgtttttttattaataataatgaacctatatttttttttgaagcgaatAATTAATCTATATTAGTTTGGCACATGTTAGTTAATTTCTTGTTAAGAATGATCGCTGGATTTCGTGCAAACAGAGTGCGCCTAGAAAgtaattataaaatttcataaacAAAAGTTAAAGATTATAAATCTTGACACTAATTAAGCAAGCAATAAATTGGCATTCCATTATTTTCATATACACACACAGGTGCAGACACAGTGGGAGAGGCTTAAGCCCTTaccaaactttttttttttgttttttgtattttcttttgtcaaaaaatTAGCTTAAAATAATGTTAGCTATTGAGCCACGCCAGTAAAGACATAGTCTAATGAGAACTTTGAAGGCCGTCGGTGCGGATCTTGGTGATAGTAGCAAATATTCAAATCAGAACTTTGAAGGCCGAAGAGGGGAAAGGTTCCATGTGAACGGCACTTGCACATGGGTTAGTCGATCCTAAGGGTCTGGGGAACCCCGACAGATAGCGTGTTCAGCGCGTGCTCCGAAAGGGAATTGGGTTAAAATTCCTGAACCGGGACGCGGCGGTTGACGGCAACGTTAGGGAGTCCGGTGACGTCGGCGGGGGCCTCGGGAAGAGTTATCTTTTCTGTTTAACAGCCTGCCCACCCTGGGAACGGCTCATCCGGAGGTAGGGTCCAGCGGCTGAAAGAGCACCGCACGTCGCGTGGTGTCCGATGCGCCCCCGGCGGCCCTTGAAAATCCGGAGGACCGAGTGCCGTCCGCGCCCGATCGTACTCATAACTGCATCAGGTCTCCAAGGTGAACAGCCTCTGGTCGATGGAACAATATAGGCAAGGGAAGTCGGCAAAATGGATCCGTAACTTCGGGAAAAGGATTGGCTCTGAGGTGTAGAGAACGTGAAACTCCAATTTCTCACGGTCAAACTAGAAAATTTCTACAATTTTGATATCTGATACCTGTTGCGATGGTTTCCATATGATGATGGGCtgaaatttagagagagagagagaaatggttGCCAGAAATATGGTTTGAGAGAGGAAGAAGAAACAAATAACCAATGGACATATTTTTTCAAGAAACAAACAACTAATGGTTATCCATGGTTAAGAACATCCAAGAGGGGCTCAAACTAAATTAGTGATGTCTTGGACAATTTAAGTCTTGATAAGCTTTTGGTTAAGTGAAGTGAAATCCAATAATTTGTTCCCGACTTCTAATCCCTAGGATAGTTTTTTTTCTCTTGATGTAactgttaattaatttaatatttattttctttaatttagaGGGCGTTTAAAATCTGTAAATCAACTTATATTTCGTTTTTGGTCATTCATCTggatgagtacccatttccctttctATACGAGaatttgaaatatatttaaccaaattaattataaataaaattattgtatttGGAAGTGAATTATGATATAAAGCAACGTGagaatcttctttataataggaaAATGAGTTATTCTATATGGCATATATACCAAAATAAAGTGTTTCACATGCATTTGCAATGATTTACCATATctctattatttattaattaattaattattacattccatataaagattcattagtcttaataaatataattaatagtaaacacacacacacacacacacacatatatatatatatatatatatatatatatatatatatataaaatattaactttacacataatctaaattaataaattttattatttattttatctcgataaaaattagatttacatgtctgacaagaaaataattactccctccgtcctgctccaaatgtctcctttcttttgggcacgaagattaagaaatgtgtataaagtagataaagtaggtataaagtagataaaatgggttggtggaaattatttaaatattaagtatagagagagagagagtgttgccaaaaaaggaaatgagacatttggagtgggacggagagagtataatttaCATAtgataaatgattttaattcaATGTTCgtaattagatgtatatttgttatatatatatatataggggcgcgctccagtgagaccccctatttttcgtgtaacatgagtacaatgaataagacatataatactaatgaacaaaacgcatatctaatgaacaagatgtatatactgatgaaaaataaaatttaaaaaattcgtaatgaataagacatatatattgatgaacagggttgtatatactgatgaataacaaaatttaaaatattctgctccctccaggattcgaaccctgcgaaaaaaaatcaccctccagatacaatatcagccataggattgataaaataaacgcaccagatcgtgccctaaatctcactaaaattagggggtctcattggagcggccccctatatatatatatatatatatatatatatatatatatagaggaatgttatgctacataccttatgtgagcaccactcacgtttagccctcgttagcattatcttttttgttttagacatttatttttattctaatacttcataaattgttattaggatcattaattttataaataacataaaaatcaaagtccaatttgttcatattccctttaacttcaaataattaataaaaaagacaaattagactttgatttttatgttatttacaaaattaatgattctaataacaatttataaagtattagaataaaaataaatatctaaaacaaaaaagataatgctaacgagggctaaacgtgagtggtgctcacataatgtgctcacataaggtatgtagcataacattcctcatatatatatatatagggagaggttcaagaaagaaccataactaaaaaaagaacggagaaccattttcagccattcgattatcaagatctacgttggatgtatcatcttgttggatgaatgcagatcctgggttcgaatcctgaagggagcaattttttgttatgtgcattaattttaatagcgaatgcattaatttttacagtgaatgtattagatttgatggttctcacgttctcacaaataatgtagttctctctagaaccacaccctgtatatatatatatatatatatatatatatatatatatatatatattatatagggTTCAATTCTAGGGAGAAGCTGTAAATGAGATTAATGaacttttcaataaattttttgaacttttcaatataaatgaCGAACtcacaaatctatttaatttgttaaaaaagatGCTACAACCAAGAATTGAACCCCAGATCAACCACGAGTTCATAAGAATTTACAGTAAAGTTCATCAAATATAtagcgtgaataaatcatgtccgttagattaaaataagatcaacggagatgagattacttctctcttctttcttatatttaggccttcttcattgaaccttggcctatatatatatatatatatatatatatatatatatatatatatatagggtaaagTTCTATGGAAACACAAAGTTAGATGGAGAAAGGAGACGTATTCTGGTTCgttagatcaatcttgatcaaaggctgagattagaagtgaatataattaaaattggtaagattcatatatccctaaaattactcatttccactttctctctccctcatctctctctctctcacgttcTGTCCatcccctctctcctctctctttctctccctctccctttcCCTGTCACCGTGAACCACCCAAACCCGCGCCGCCT comes from Salvia miltiorrhiza cultivar Shanhuang (shh) chromosome 3, IMPLAD_Smil_shh, whole genome shotgun sequence and encodes:
- the LOC131017486 gene encoding glycine-rich RNA-binding protein 2-like: MRDAIEGMIEQELDGRKITVNEAQSGGGGGGGFLGPRREGGGGGGGYGRREGGGGGGYGGGGGGGYGRRESGGGYGGGGGEGYGHHEGGYGGSRGGGYGGDRGYGGGASKGDWRN